A single genomic interval of Blastopirellula marina harbors:
- a CDS encoding DUF1559 domain-containing protein, with amino-acid sequence MTSRVARKGFTLVELLVVIAIIGVLIALLLPAVQQAREAARRMSCSNNLKQLGLAMHNFHDTYGAFPVGTTDDDMNNWGWGVYLLPYIEQDNLYTAMTTRSSAGFPPAFLVYKSGTHVNVDTYDSTSSTSNPTAVVNANTGGTVAGQGGATVKLEAFICPSDVLPAEEDQGFAKSNYLGCMGSNYGGNAPNMPNAYSWNTGVEGGQSPGSLGRNYWGSSMNGVFGADNNNTETWMRRFADITDGTSNTIAIGEVTVSEHVTTSSVSDTRFPIWAGGNGFCCAMRRLGGVLRMANSQFYINRRVGDASDQSFGSQHPGGAQFVYCDGSVSFLSENINTNAYSYLAGRNDGNVISNN; translated from the coding sequence ATGACATCACGAGTTGCCCGGAAGGGATTTACGTTGGTGGAACTGTTGGTGGTTATCGCCATTATTGGGGTTCTGATTGCTTTGTTATTGCCAGCCGTGCAGCAGGCCCGTGAGGCCGCACGACGTATGAGCTGCTCGAACAATCTGAAGCAACTCGGCCTGGCGATGCACAACTTCCACGATACCTACGGCGCCTTCCCAGTCGGTACGACCGACGACGATATGAACAACTGGGGTTGGGGTGTTTACTTGCTGCCGTACATCGAGCAGGACAACCTCTACACCGCGATGACGACTCGCTCGTCGGCTGGTTTCCCACCGGCGTTCCTAGTTTACAAGTCGGGTACGCACGTCAACGTTGATACTTACGACAGCACGAGCAGCACCTCGAACCCAACAGCCGTAGTGAACGCCAACACCGGCGGAACGGTCGCAGGTCAGGGTGGGGCAACGGTCAAGCTGGAAGCGTTCATCTGCCCAAGCGATGTTCTGCCGGCTGAAGAAGATCAGGGTTTTGCCAAGAGCAACTACCTGGGATGCATGGGATCGAACTACGGTGGTAACGCCCCAAACATGCCGAACGCTTACTCGTGGAACACGGGTGTCGAAGGTGGTCAATCGCCAGGTTCGCTCGGACGTAACTACTGGGGTTCGTCGATGAATGGTGTCTTCGGTGCTGACAATAACAACACCGAAACGTGGATGCGTCGCTTTGCTGATATTACCGACGGTACCAGTAACACGATCGCGATTGGCGAAGTGACCGTTTCCGAACACGTGACCACTTCGAGCGTCAGCGATACGCGTTTCCCGATCTGGGCTGGTGGTAACGGCTTCTGCTGTGCAATGCGTCGTCTGGGTGGCGTACTTCGCATGGCGAACAGCCAGTTCTACATCAATCGTCGTGTGGGCGATGCTTCTGATCAGAGCTTCGGTAGCCAACACCCAGGTGGTGCTCAGTTTGTGTATTGCGATGGTTCGGTTTCGTTCCTGAGCGAGAACATCAACACCAACGCCTACAGCTACTTGGCTGGTCGTAACGACGGCAACGTCATCTCGAACAACTAG
- a CDS encoding DUF1501 domain-containing protein, with amino-acid sequence MSLNPLQRQTRRHFFQNCGVGIGKIALASLLAQSSSPSQAVASEAAASPFAPKEGHFPAKAKRVIYLFMAGAPSQLDMFDYKPKLAELAGKPIPPSVIQGQRYAFIQPDAAVLGPQFKFAKHGQSGAAISEVLPHLANVVDDIAMVRSVHTDLFNHSPAQLFCNTGSGVPGRPSMGSWLSYGIGSEANDLPSFVVLKSGGSLSGGAAMWNAGFLPSVHQGVPFRGQGDPILHVSNPAGYDKQAQRESIDVIRQLNQRRFSEVGDPEIQTRMDAYEMAFKMQTRAPELMDFSQESQETLNLYGANPSDPGQAFANNCLLARRLAERGVRFIQVYHAGWDHHSNVKGGVQGQCKQTDQACAALIQDLKRRGLLDDTLVVWGGEFGRTPMVEASAALGRSQGRDHHPQAFTMWFAGGGIKPGITLGQTDELGFHPVEQPVHVHDVQATILRCLGIDHEQLTFRFRGLNFRLTGVEEHHPVDDLLV; translated from the coding sequence ATGAGTTTGAATCCTCTACAGCGGCAAACGCGACGTCACTTCTTTCAGAACTGCGGCGTCGGTATCGGTAAGATTGCCTTGGCATCACTGTTGGCTCAATCGTCTTCTCCCAGCCAGGCTGTGGCGAGCGAGGCGGCGGCGAGTCCGTTCGCGCCGAAGGAAGGTCACTTTCCAGCGAAGGCGAAACGGGTGATCTACTTGTTCATGGCTGGTGCGCCGAGCCAGTTGGATATGTTTGATTACAAGCCGAAGCTGGCCGAACTTGCCGGAAAACCGATTCCTCCGTCAGTCATTCAAGGCCAACGGTATGCGTTTATCCAGCCAGATGCCGCCGTGCTAGGTCCGCAGTTCAAGTTCGCCAAACATGGGCAGTCGGGGGCGGCAATCTCGGAGGTGCTGCCTCACTTGGCGAACGTCGTAGACGACATCGCGATGGTTCGATCGGTCCACACGGACTTATTCAACCATTCGCCCGCCCAGCTCTTTTGTAACACGGGCAGCGGTGTCCCCGGCCGGCCAAGTATGGGTTCCTGGCTGAGTTACGGGATTGGTAGCGAAGCGAATGACTTACCTTCGTTTGTGGTGCTGAAAAGCGGCGGTAGTTTGAGTGGTGGAGCCGCGATGTGGAACGCGGGCTTCTTGCCGTCGGTTCATCAGGGAGTTCCCTTTCGGGGGCAAGGCGATCCGATTTTGCATGTCTCGAATCCGGCCGGTTACGACAAGCAAGCCCAGCGTGAATCGATCGATGTCATTCGCCAGTTGAACCAACGCCGCTTCAGCGAAGTTGGCGATCCTGAAATTCAAACGCGGATGGATGCCTATGAAATGGCCTTCAAAATGCAAACCCGCGCGCCTGAACTGATGGACTTCTCGCAGGAGTCGCAAGAGACGCTCAATTTGTACGGAGCGAATCCCAGCGATCCTGGTCAGGCGTTTGCCAACAATTGCTTGCTTGCCCGTCGCTTGGCAGAACGTGGCGTCCGCTTCATTCAGGTGTATCACGCCGGATGGGATCATCACAGCAATGTGAAAGGTGGCGTTCAAGGGCAATGTAAGCAGACCGATCAGGCATGTGCGGCGCTGATTCAAGACCTGAAGCGTCGCGGCTTGTTGGATGACACGCTGGTCGTCTGGGGTGGTGAATTTGGCCGAACGCCGATGGTCGAAGCCAGTGCCGCCCTAGGTCGAAGCCAAGGACGTGACCATCATCCGCAAGCATTCACCATGTGGTTCGCCGGTGGCGGGATCAAGCCGGGTATCACGTTGGGGCAAACCGATGAGCTGGGCTTCCATCCGGTCGAACAACCCGTGCATGTACATGATGTTCAAGCTACGATCCTTCGTTGTTTGGGGATCGATCATGAACAGCTCACGTTCCGGTTTCGCGGTCTTAATTTCCGACTGACGGGTGTCGAGGAACATCACCCGGTTGATGACTTGTTGGTCTAA
- a CDS encoding RNA polymerase sigma factor: MTDHHDPGQTIDACINRLNEGDPTAASELLNITCERLTRLTRSMLKNFPNVARWEQTDDVFQNASLRFFQALRETQLTDARHYFRLAALQIRRELVDMARRYQGPQGMGANHQTQFVDQQDNERPQGYEHAEVTNDPGHLAEWQEFHSRVDQLPTEEKEVFDLLWYHDLSQEQAAHVLDTSVRTIRRRWRSARLMLHDVLLGTAVDNHEEDV, translated from the coding sequence ATGACCGACCACCACGATCCTGGGCAAACGATCGATGCATGCATCAACCGTTTGAACGAGGGAGACCCGACCGCTGCATCGGAACTTTTGAATATCACTTGCGAACGCTTAACGCGGCTAACGCGTAGTATGCTAAAGAACTTTCCGAATGTGGCTCGCTGGGAACAAACCGATGACGTCTTCCAAAATGCCTCGCTTCGCTTCTTTCAGGCGCTGCGAGAAACACAGCTAACCGACGCCCGTCATTACTTTCGCCTGGCTGCCTTGCAGATCCGCCGCGAATTGGTCGACATGGCGCGGCGTTACCAAGGTCCCCAAGGGATGGGAGCCAACCATCAAACGCAATTCGTCGACCAACAAGACAACGAGCGTCCGCAAGGCTACGAACATGCCGAAGTGACCAACGACCCGGGTCACTTAGCCGAATGGCAAGAGTTTCATAGCCGCGTAGATCAGCTTCCTACGGAAGAAAAGGAAGTCTTTGACTTACTTTGGTATCACGATCTTTCCCAGGAACAAGCGGCTCATGTCCTTGATACCAGTGTTCGCACCATTCGCCGACGGTGGCGTTCGGCGAGGTTGATGCTGCATGACGTGCTGTTAGGAACAGCAGTGGACAACCATGAAGAGGATGTGTAA
- a CDS encoding PSD1 and planctomycete cytochrome C domain-containing protein: MRIGLFAILLILSPLAVTASMVQAEEPVDFNRDIRPILAGKCFACHGPDEGHREADLRLDDRDAAIDHGAIVPESAEESSLIERIMTDDPDMVMPPPKAKDTLKPEQKELLRRWIEQGAEYAKHWAFVAPTKPTPPTVDNKAWPRNPIDHFVLAKLEAAKLSPSPEADKYALVRRIYLDLIGLPPTPEEADAFVQSDDPAAYEKLVDKLLASPRYGERWGREWLDLARYSDTNGYEKDRERSIWPYRDWVIRAINDDMPFDQFTIEQIAGDMLPDPTPSQRIATGFHRNTMLNEEGGIDPLEYRFYAMVDRVATTGTVWLGMTTGCAQCHTHKYDPITHTDYYALMALMNNADEPDLVLKPEELVERTKKLEQEIRSLEDSLVNDFPPEEGEGAEEERRTQNFEKHFQAWLLKLQDEAVDWKSLKATHLKTNLPLLEQLPDNSIFSTGDITKRDVFTLFFQLPEQSEPVTAIRLEVLPDERLPAGGPGRAFYEGRKGDFFLSEFSMRIDGKSIPLKDASHDYGKIAVGSGSADAANVIDGEGSTGWSTAQAEGQPHQLVLNLAEPVTGGRELRVELLFERHFAASLGRFRISVAHADKTVAAKQIPMQLEEILARNATSWTEEEKDRLKRQFIQDSPELAEARKPIDALRKKLPDYPTTMVLEERPEENPRVTHLHHRGEYLSPKQEVDPNIPAFLREGEEAGPKNRLEFARWLVSSENPLVARVTVNRAWQAIFGKGLVESSGDFGTQSEPPSHPGLLDYLSVKFMEEGWSRKELHRAIVTSATYRQSSVTTPELKERDPSNRLLARGPRFRVDAELVRDTMLKSSGLLSDKMFGHGVYPPQPKSVTALAYGNVPWKPSTGEDRYRRSIYTFSKRTAPFASYTVFDAPTGEVCTAGRDRSNTPLQALTLLNDEMYLELAQHLAEVSITTKATEEEIVTAIFRRLLTRPPEPAEVETLLDYYHTQLERIERGELEASLVAGSDQASQQQAAWAMVARVLMNVDEAIAKP, encoded by the coding sequence ATGCGAATTGGCCTGTTTGCCATTCTGCTGATCCTGTCTCCCTTGGCTGTGACCGCCTCCATGGTTCAAGCCGAGGAACCGGTCGATTTCAATCGCGACATTCGTCCAATCTTGGCTGGCAAGTGTTTTGCTTGTCATGGTCCGGACGAAGGGCATCGGGAAGCGGACTTGCGGCTCGACGACCGTGACGCGGCAATTGATCACGGCGCGATTGTGCCGGAATCGGCCGAAGAGAGTAGTCTGATCGAGCGGATCATGACCGATGACCCAGACATGGTGATGCCGCCTCCGAAAGCGAAAGATACGCTCAAGCCGGAACAAAAAGAACTGCTGCGTCGCTGGATCGAACAAGGAGCGGAGTACGCCAAGCATTGGGCGTTCGTCGCACCCACTAAGCCAACGCCTCCAACGGTTGATAACAAGGCCTGGCCACGCAATCCGATCGATCACTTTGTGCTGGCAAAGCTCGAGGCCGCAAAGCTCTCGCCATCGCCGGAGGCGGATAAGTACGCCTTGGTGCGTCGTATTTACCTTGACTTGATTGGCCTACCACCGACTCCGGAAGAAGCCGATGCGTTCGTGCAGAGTGATGATCCGGCGGCCTACGAAAAGCTGGTCGACAAGCTGCTTGCTTCGCCACGCTACGGCGAACGCTGGGGACGCGAATGGCTCGACCTGGCACGTTACTCTGATACCAATGGCTATGAGAAAGATCGTGAACGATCGATCTGGCCGTATCGCGACTGGGTAATCCGAGCGATCAACGATGACATGCCGTTCGATCAGTTCACCATCGAGCAGATCGCTGGGGACATGCTTCCTGATCCGACTCCCAGTCAACGAATTGCGACCGGGTTTCATCGCAATACGATGCTAAATGAAGAAGGGGGTATCGATCCGCTGGAGTATCGCTTTTATGCAATGGTCGATCGGGTTGCCACTACAGGAACGGTCTGGTTAGGCATGACCACCGGCTGTGCGCAATGTCACACACACAAATACGATCCGATAACCCACACCGATTACTACGCACTGATGGCGTTGATGAATAACGCCGACGAGCCTGACTTGGTGCTCAAGCCGGAAGAGCTGGTCGAACGCACCAAAAAGCTGGAGCAGGAAATTCGTTCGCTGGAGGACTCCTTAGTTAACGATTTTCCTCCTGAGGAAGGGGAAGGAGCCGAGGAAGAGCGTCGAACCCAAAACTTCGAGAAGCACTTCCAAGCCTGGCTGCTAAAGCTTCAGGATGAGGCGGTTGATTGGAAGTCGCTGAAGGCCACTCATTTAAAAACCAATTTGCCACTGTTGGAACAGTTGCCCGATAATTCGATTTTCTCGACCGGCGATATTACCAAGAGAGACGTTTTCACGCTGTTTTTCCAATTGCCCGAACAATCAGAACCCGTCACGGCGATTCGCTTGGAAGTACTGCCTGACGAGCGTCTTCCCGCCGGCGGACCGGGAAGGGCTTTCTATGAAGGACGCAAAGGAGACTTCTTTCTAAGCGAGTTCTCGATGCGAATTGATGGGAAATCGATTCCGCTGAAAGATGCGTCGCACGACTACGGCAAGATTGCCGTGGGCAGTGGCTCGGCCGATGCGGCGAATGTGATCGACGGCGAAGGTTCTACTGGTTGGTCGACTGCGCAGGCAGAAGGGCAGCCGCATCAATTGGTGCTGAATCTGGCCGAGCCAGTTACTGGCGGACGGGAGCTACGTGTTGAGCTTCTGTTTGAACGCCACTTCGCGGCTAGTCTCGGTCGTTTTCGAATCTCGGTGGCTCATGCGGACAAGACGGTGGCCGCCAAGCAGATTCCTATGCAGCTGGAAGAGATCCTGGCTCGCAATGCCACGTCCTGGACCGAGGAAGAGAAAGATCGCTTGAAGCGTCAATTCATCCAAGACTCTCCTGAGTTGGCGGAAGCTCGCAAACCGATCGACGCCCTCAGAAAGAAACTGCCCGACTACCCGACCACGATGGTGCTGGAGGAACGCCCCGAGGAAAACCCGCGGGTTACCCATTTGCATCACCGCGGCGAGTACCTGAGTCCTAAACAGGAGGTCGATCCGAACATTCCTGCTTTCCTTCGGGAGGGGGAGGAGGCTGGTCCGAAGAACCGACTAGAGTTCGCTCGCTGGCTGGTCAGTTCCGAGAATCCCTTGGTCGCTCGTGTCACCGTAAACCGTGCCTGGCAAGCAATCTTTGGAAAAGGATTGGTCGAATCAAGTGGTGACTTCGGGACGCAATCTGAGCCCCCTTCGCACCCAGGCCTGCTCGACTATCTTTCCGTCAAGTTCATGGAAGAAGGCTGGTCACGCAAGGAGTTGCATCGTGCGATCGTGACCAGTGCAACCTATCGGCAAAGTTCGGTGACCACGCCTGAGCTGAAAGAGCGTGATCCCTCCAATCGATTACTGGCACGGGGTCCCCGTTTCCGGGTCGATGCCGAACTGGTCCGCGATACGATGCTCAAGTCGAGCGGGCTGCTTTCCGACAAAATGTTTGGCCACGGCGTTTACCCTCCCCAGCCCAAAAGTGTGACAGCACTGGCTTATGGCAATGTTCCTTGGAAGCCATCGACGGGTGAGGATCGTTATCGTCGTTCGATCTATACGTTCAGCAAGCGAACCGCTCCGTTTGCTTCGTATACCGTGTTCGATGCTCCGACCGGTGAAGTTTGTACCGCGGGCCGTGACCGCAGCAACACACCGCTGCAAGCGCTGACGCTACTGAACGATGAGATGTACCTAGAACTGGCGCAACACTTGGCAGAAGTTTCGATCACGACCAAGGCTACCGAAGAGGAAATCGTCACGGCCATATTCCGCCGGTTGCTGACGCGTCCTCCTGAACCGGCGGAGGTTGAAACGTTGCTTGATTACTATCACACGCAGCTGGAACGTATCGAACGTGGCGAGTTGGAAGCGTCGCTGGTCGCCGGTAGCGATCAAGCCTCGCAGCAGCAAGCGGCTTGGGCGATGGTGGCCAGAGTGCTGATGAATGTCGACGAAGCGATTGCAAAACCATAG
- a CDS encoding SWIM zinc finger domain-containing protein, giving the protein MTADLDQFGYHYPFASAATDAGIQLAACDQMAQAKISSATAAKHGLFLQSKLVYPRQTARMLRALSRVVRTHYFDARPPQLDPIATASTNTLRFEGFSGCCGAYVRLDLDRAALNAEEIRFGTTNVDFNAQMIGHLDQIGQASDVALDISPESLAVEHDNKRVVEKQVTLPRRWIKGLCEVQVYQSRLRLAHRFSPGLIMPLLQQVSRNAKHPAYLTVTAGKPRLSPRETPGSIQVGGMQRLDTLRSILPLLREVHLYADPDSGVHAWLGEAEALRYWLVLSPELYRGFSGEGQTLSLLATGDWEDRVATLEDWLAGRSTNSISTAGPAETIDPAEIASTLGWSVADSEATLAALASSGLAGFDAATGYYFQRKLPIDLSRIEKDQPRLKHAAKLVADGAVRITGDPANNVRSAEVDSGDLTYFVRLTSTGDTCTCPWFSRHQGDRGPCKHVLAARILTHREQVP; this is encoded by the coding sequence ATGACTGCGGACCTCGATCAATTTGGCTACCACTATCCTTTCGCGTCCGCCGCAACCGACGCCGGGATTCAATTAGCTGCATGCGATCAGATGGCGCAAGCTAAGATTTCATCCGCTACGGCAGCTAAACATGGTCTCTTCCTGCAAAGCAAGCTGGTCTATCCCCGGCAAACGGCTCGAATGCTGCGAGCTTTAAGTCGCGTGGTTCGGACGCACTACTTCGATGCCCGCCCTCCCCAGCTCGATCCGATCGCGACCGCGAGTACCAATACACTTCGCTTCGAGGGCTTCAGCGGCTGCTGTGGAGCCTACGTTCGTCTCGATCTCGACCGAGCCGCACTAAATGCCGAAGAGATTCGATTCGGCACCACCAATGTCGATTTCAATGCTCAGATGATTGGTCATCTCGATCAAATTGGTCAGGCCAGTGACGTTGCACTCGACATCTCACCCGAAAGTTTGGCCGTCGAACACGACAACAAGCGCGTGGTCGAAAAACAGGTCACTCTTCCCCGGCGGTGGATCAAGGGACTGTGCGAGGTTCAGGTCTATCAATCTCGGCTGCGGCTCGCCCATCGATTCTCTCCGGGGCTGATCATGCCGTTGTTGCAGCAAGTCAGCCGTAACGCGAAGCATCCCGCCTACCTGACTGTTACCGCCGGCAAACCACGTTTGTCACCACGAGAAACGCCTGGCTCGATCCAGGTCGGCGGCATGCAGCGGCTCGATACGCTCCGTTCGATCTTGCCGCTGCTGCGCGAAGTCCATCTGTACGCCGATCCCGATTCCGGCGTCCATGCCTGGCTTGGCGAAGCCGAGGCGCTGCGTTACTGGCTAGTGCTTTCCCCCGAGCTTTATCGTGGTTTCTCAGGCGAAGGACAGACGCTTTCCCTCTTGGCGACCGGTGATTGGGAAGATCGTGTCGCGACGCTTGAAGATTGGCTCGCCGGTCGCAGTACAAATTCGATCAGTACAGCAGGCCCCGCCGAGACGATCGACCCTGCGGAAATCGCCAGCACCTTAGGCTGGAGCGTCGCCGATTCGGAAGCGACCCTGGCCGCATTGGCTTCCAGTGGCCTGGCCGGCTTTGACGCGGCAACTGGCTACTACTTTCAACGTAAACTCCCCATCGATCTTTCACGCATCGAGAAGGATCAACCACGGCTCAAGCACGCCGCCAAGCTGGTTGCCGACGGAGCCGTTCGCATCACCGGCGATCCGGCCAACAATGTGCGGAGCGCCGAGGTCGATAGTGGCGATCTGACCTACTTCGTTCGCCTAACCTCAACTGGGGACACCTGCACGTGCCCGTGGTTCAGCCGCCATCAGGGAGACCGCGGCCCATGCAAACATGTCCTCGCTGCCCGTATCCTGACGCATCGAGAACAAGTTCCCTAA
- a CDS encoding serine/threonine protein kinase, which yields MSETSQSRLAQMLDQWEEAAERGEDLDAASLCADAPELKEDLERQIEALKAMNQRLQNSEETTQCRTKAGTPREEPEYFTSSRFGELRWLAQGGLGAVYRAQDDMLHREVVLKFIHRHISESEEHRSVFRREAEVTSRLDHPGVVPVYGLGESFDGRIFYVMRYIQGETLDEAIARLHQGGSNFNQSQLHKLLGQFVTVCKTIAYAHNRGIIHRDIKPSNIMLGKYGETLVVDWGLAQPFGRDEQFRQTGEETLMPSDSDSSQGSDHGAGTPAYMSPEVAEKALVLSPATDIYSLGGTLYKILTGVAPFNGSSFPQIRQQILSGDFPPPTQHQRRLSKAIEAICLKAMALDPNKRYATALDLANDIESYLADEPVQAYAEPSTRRVARWSRRHRSLVGTMLISTAILMAIITGSALWLGYMARSEHDARLTAELAKQQSLQTSAKFAAKTIAGQIDLRWRILEAAVRDSQIKEAMATINEEPDDVARWEGAQAWLNQQFIQLQEENALDVNSLFLLDVDGRQVARAPMSNTIGNLYAFRDYFHGKGHDLEESSMDVAPIQQANLSATYSSDTSDTLKVAFSVPIFAGTGAQRKVIGVLGMSVELGDFGILDTDISGNQMVVLIDLRPDTIDDVSQRGLILHHPAFESLAGQRRSTRIDQDTLQKVDAEETSLRLIDYLDPITKEHWNVAIEKLVVEGRRGPNRTPGWAVMVQEKVGQ from the coding sequence ATGAGCGAGACATCACAAAGCCGCCTGGCTCAGATGCTTGATCAATGGGAGGAGGCCGCCGAACGAGGTGAAGATCTCGACGCTGCCTCGCTTTGCGCTGACGCACCTGAACTTAAGGAAGATCTCGAGCGGCAGATCGAGGCCCTCAAGGCGATGAACCAGCGTCTGCAAAACTCAGAAGAAACCACTCAGTGTCGCACGAAAGCGGGCACACCTCGGGAAGAGCCTGAGTATTTCACTTCGTCCCGTTTCGGAGAACTCCGTTGGCTCGCCCAAGGAGGCCTCGGTGCAGTCTATCGCGCTCAAGATGACATGCTGCATCGCGAAGTGGTTCTCAAGTTCATTCATCGCCACATTAGCGAGAGCGAAGAGCATCGCAGCGTCTTCCGTCGCGAAGCGGAAGTCACCAGCCGCTTGGACCACCCTGGCGTCGTACCGGTGTACGGCCTGGGCGAAAGCTTCGATGGACGTATCTTCTATGTGATGCGTTACATTCAAGGCGAAACGCTCGACGAAGCGATCGCTCGCTTGCATCAAGGTGGCAGCAACTTCAATCAATCGCAGCTCCACAAACTGCTGGGGCAGTTTGTAACGGTCTGCAAAACAATTGCCTACGCCCACAATCGCGGCATCATCCATCGCGACATCAAACCGTCGAACATCATGCTCGGCAAGTATGGAGAAACGCTGGTCGTCGACTGGGGATTGGCGCAGCCGTTTGGTCGTGACGAACAGTTTCGCCAGACTGGTGAAGAGACCCTTATGCCCAGCGACAGCGATTCGAGCCAAGGTTCCGACCATGGGGCTGGTACGCCTGCATACATGAGTCCGGAAGTCGCCGAGAAAGCGCTCGTGCTCAGTCCCGCGACCGATATCTATAGCCTCGGTGGTACGCTCTACAAAATCCTGACTGGCGTAGCTCCCTTCAACGGGAGCAGCTTCCCACAGATTCGCCAACAGATTCTCAGTGGTGACTTTCCTCCTCCGACACAACACCAACGCCGCTTGTCGAAGGCGATCGAAGCAATTTGCCTCAAGGCGATGGCGCTCGATCCCAACAAACGATATGCCACAGCGCTCGATCTGGCCAACGACATCGAAAGCTACCTGGCCGACGAACCTGTCCAAGCATATGCCGAACCTTCGACCCGTCGTGTGGCTCGCTGGTCGCGGCGACACCGATCGTTGGTGGGCACCATGCTTATCAGCACGGCCATCCTGATGGCCATCATTACCGGATCCGCGCTGTGGCTGGGTTACATGGCCCGTAGCGAGCATGATGCGCGTTTGACCGCTGAACTCGCGAAACAGCAAAGCTTGCAGACTTCTGCGAAGTTCGCGGCGAAAACAATCGCTGGCCAGATCGACCTACGCTGGCGAATTTTGGAAGCGGCCGTTCGTGATTCGCAAATCAAAGAGGCCATGGCAACCATCAATGAAGAACCAGACGACGTAGCTCGCTGGGAAGGAGCCCAGGCCTGGCTAAACCAACAGTTCATTCAACTGCAGGAAGAGAACGCCCTCGATGTGAACAGTCTGTTCTTGTTGGATGTGGACGGCCGACAAGTTGCTCGTGCTCCGATGAGCAACACGATTGGTAACTTGTACGCGTTCCGCGATTATTTCCACGGCAAAGGGCACGACCTTGAAGAATCAAGCATGGACGTCGCTCCGATACAACAAGCGAACCTCTCGGCGACGTATTCCAGCGATACAAGTGATACGCTGAAAGTCGCATTCTCGGTGCCAATCTTCGCCGGTACCGGAGCCCAACGCAAAGTCATCGGCGTGCTCGGCATGTCGGTCGAACTGGGTGACTTTGGCATTCTCGATACCGATATCAGCGGAAACCAGATGGTCGTGCTGATCGATCTTCGTCCTGATACGATCGACGACGTATCACAGCGAGGACTTATCTTGCATCATCCAGCGTTTGAATCGCTTGCCGGACAACGCCGCAGTACGCGGATCGATCAAGACACGCTCCAGAAAGTCGACGCCGAAGAAACTTCGCTACGGCTGATCGACTACCTCGACCCGATCACCAAAGAACATTGGAATGTGGCGATCGAAAAGCTGGTTGTCGAGGGACGCCGGGGTCCGAACCGAACACCGGGCTGGGCCGTGATGGTCCAAGAGAAAGTCGGGCAGTAG